A single genomic interval of Polaribacter vadi harbors:
- the glmM gene encoding phosphoglucosamine mutase, giving the protein MTLIKSISGIRGTIGGKTADNLTPIDAVKFASAYGAFIKSRNPNKEKITVVVGRDARISGKMISSLVANTLIGLGINVVDLGLSTTPTVEVAVPLENADGGIILTASHNPKQWNALKLLNEKGEFLNGAEGEEILTLAESEDFSFAEVDDLGTYSKNKTYLHKHIQEVLNLELVDVEAIQQANFKVVVDGVNSTGGIFIPALLKELNVECIELYCTPNGQFPHNPEPLKEHLTDISELVVKEEADFGIVVDPDVDRLAIVSEDGSMFGEEYTLVACADYVLGRLKGGNTVSNLSSSRALRDVTEKHGGTYTASAVGEVNVVIKMKETNTVIGGEGNGGIIYPASHYGRDSLVGVALFLSHLAHQKVSCKTLRDSYPSYFMSKNKIQLTPEIDVDNILETMASTYKNEDVNTIDGVKIDFAEEWIHLRKSNTEPIIRIYTEAKSQEAADALAVRFINEIKEIIA; this is encoded by the coding sequence ATGACATTAATAAAATCAATATCAGGAATTAGAGGTACAATTGGCGGAAAAACTGCTGATAATTTAACACCAATAGATGCAGTAAAATTTGCTTCTGCTTATGGAGCATTTATCAAAAGTAGAAATCCAAACAAAGAAAAAATTACTGTAGTTGTTGGGAGAGATGCACGTATTTCTGGTAAAATGATATCGAGTTTAGTTGCAAACACTTTAATTGGTTTAGGTATTAATGTTGTAGATTTAGGTTTATCAACCACACCAACTGTAGAAGTTGCTGTGCCTTTAGAAAATGCAGATGGAGGAATTATTTTAACAGCATCTCATAATCCAAAACAATGGAATGCTTTAAAATTGTTAAATGAAAAAGGAGAATTCCTAAATGGAGCAGAAGGTGAGGAAATATTAACATTAGCAGAAAGCGAAGATTTTTCGTTTGCAGAAGTTGATGATTTAGGAACGTATTCAAAAAACAAAACATATTTACACAAACATATTCAAGAAGTTTTAAATCTTGAATTGGTAGATGTTGAAGCAATTCAACAAGCAAATTTTAAAGTGGTTGTTGATGGTGTAAATTCTACTGGAGGTATTTTTATTCCTGCTTTATTAAAAGAATTAAATGTAGAGTGTATAGAACTATATTGTACTCCAAATGGTCAGTTTCCTCACAATCCAGAACCTTTAAAAGAACATTTAACAGATATTTCTGAGTTGGTAGTTAAAGAAGAAGCAGATTTCGGAATTGTGGTAGATCCAGATGTGGATAGATTGGCAATTGTTTCTGAAGATGGTTCTATGTTTGGTGAAGAATATACGTTAGTGGCTTGTGCAGATTATGTTTTAGGAAGATTAAAAGGTGGAAATACAGTTTCTAACTTATCGTCCTCTAGAGCCTTAAGAGATGTTACAGAAAAACATGGTGGAACGTATACAGCATCAGCAGTTGGTGAAGTAAATGTGGTGATTAAAATGAAAGAAACGAACACTGTAATTGGTGGTGAAGGAAATGGAGGAATTATTTATCCTGCTTCACATTATGGACGTGATTCTTTGGTAGGTGTTGCTTTATTTTTATCGCATTTAGCACATCAAAAAGTATCTTGTAAAACTTTGAGAGATTCGTATCCAAGTTACTTTATGAGTAAAAATAAAATTCAATTAACACCAGAAATCGATGTTGATAATATTTTAGAAACAATGGCATCAACTTATAAAAACGAAGATGTAAATACCATAGATGGTGTAAAAATTGATTTTGCTGAAGAATGGATTCATTTAAGAAAATCGAACACAGAACCAATTATTAGAATTTATACAGAAGCAAAAAGTCAAGAGGCTGCAGATGCTTTAGCAGTAAGATTTATCAATGAAATTAAAGAAATAATAGCTTAA
- a CDS encoding DUF4198 domain-containing protein, producing MKKSIITIILLVFVATQSFAHYLWIETNPTGKIDQEQEVKVFYGEYTYGVIEKVNGDAFPKVKDFTLWIVDANGIKKQLKVTAKENHYLAHFIPKKNGTYTVVLDNYKIDIIDYTQYDFGIFKTHYNSSAKIQVGEKISETIANNKNGITIKDISKTVDEIKLQVLYKGKALKENEVKIYVADLWSKTLYTDKDGFISFKLPWKSKYILETTFNEKVPGKFRGKEYQFIWHCATYCI from the coding sequence ATGAAAAAATCAATAATAACTATTATTCTACTTGTATTTGTAGCAACTCAATCTTTTGCTCATTACTTATGGATTGAAACAAATCCTACAGGAAAAATAGACCAAGAACAAGAAGTAAAGGTTTTTTACGGAGAATATACTTACGGAGTTATAGAAAAAGTAAATGGGGATGCTTTTCCTAAAGTTAAAGACTTTACACTTTGGATTGTAGATGCAAATGGAATAAAAAAACAACTAAAAGTTACAGCTAAAGAAAATCATTATTTAGCACATTTTATTCCTAAAAAAAACGGAACATATACTGTTGTTTTAGATAATTATAAAATTGATATTATAGATTATACACAATATGATTTCGGAATTTTTAAAACACATTACAACTCAAGTGCAAAAATACAAGTAGGTGAAAAAATTTCTGAAACTATTGCAAATAACAAAAATGGAATTACCATAAAAGATATTTCTAAAACTGTTGATGAAATTAAACTACAAGTTTTATATAAAGGAAAAGCTTTAAAAGAAAACGAAGTAAAAATTTACGTTGCAGATTTATGGTCTAAAACATTATATACAGATAAAGATGGTTTTATATCATTTAAACTTCCTTGGAAATCTAAATATATTTTAGAAACTACATTTAACGAAAAAGTTCCAGGAAAATTTAGAGGAAAAGAGTACCAGTTTATATGGCATTGTGCAACATATTGTATTTAA
- a CDS encoding TonB-dependent receptor, which produces MIKRLLLLTIIFSASIINAQEGTISGRIVTQKNNPISNVNVLIKNTDKGIISNRFGEFKIQNVQPGNYTLSITFIGYKSKSIPFTINNGQKLRLPKIVLVENQEQLTEIVVNGFKKNKFSKKTSQFVSKMPLAKLENPQVYNSISNELLKEQVVTNVNDALKNATGISRLWESTGRASDGAEFYSLRGFAVQPTLINGLPGLNNGGLDPSNIESIEVIKGPSGTLFGSSLISYGGLINVTTKKPYESFGGEISYTTGTYGLNRVTADINTPIGTNDDTFLRINTAYHTQNSFQDAGLNKSIYVAPSLKFIANEKLTFLVNTEILEKTSVNTPMLFLNRNVPLSFNSLDLFEKNYYNSFTSDNLSIDNPIFNFQAQALYNISDNWTSQTLVSSGNAKTSGFYSYLWDSGDGDSFTHYAAKINAETRTTDIQQNFIGKFNLGKLKNRIVIGFDYFSIFKKDNSTGWSGIGTVTLSNSTTTSVLSNAAVDAILADTNVSNSSATQETYSAYVSDVVNFTPTLSAMLSLRIDQFGGDKSDDDDNQTAFSPKFGLVYQPIKDKVSIFTNYMNGFTNVAPTSVSDVDGSNPRIKTFEAEKANQFEFGVKTNLFDEKLDLTASYYNINVSNKLMTDPTNVNNSIQGGEVESSGVEISLIANPIIGWNIIAGYSNIDSEVLVDTANSGYLGLRTESAGPKDLFNFWTSYNFQSETLKGFGIGLGGNYASEFNTLNRSTTGSFTLPSYTILNSSISYSQEKFMVILKVDNIANTKYYSGWSTVSPQKLRTVSANFTYRF; this is translated from the coding sequence ATGATAAAAAGATTATTATTACTAACAATTATTTTTTCAGCATCAATAATAAATGCTCAAGAAGGAACAATTTCAGGGAGAATTGTAACACAAAAAAACAACCCTATTTCAAATGTAAATGTATTAATCAAAAACACAGATAAAGGAATAATAAGCAATCGCTTTGGAGAGTTTAAAATACAAAATGTACAACCAGGTAATTATACGTTATCAATTACATTTATTGGGTACAAATCAAAATCAATTCCGTTTACAATTAATAATGGACAAAAACTAAGACTACCAAAAATTGTTTTAGTAGAAAATCAAGAGCAACTAACTGAAATAGTTGTTAATGGATTTAAGAAAAATAAGTTTTCGAAAAAGACAAGTCAATTTGTTTCAAAAATGCCTTTAGCAAAATTAGAAAATCCACAAGTTTACAATAGTATTTCTAATGAATTATTAAAAGAACAAGTAGTTACCAATGTAAATGATGCATTAAAAAATGCAACTGGTATTTCTCGTTTATGGGAATCTACAGGAAGAGCAAGTGATGGTGCAGAATTCTATTCTCTACGTGGTTTTGCTGTTCAGCCAACATTAATTAATGGCTTACCAGGTTTAAATAATGGTGGTTTAGATCCTTCTAATATAGAATCTATAGAAGTAATAAAAGGACCTTCTGGTACACTTTTTGGAAGTAGTTTAATTTCTTATGGTGGTTTAATAAATGTAACTACTAAAAAACCTTATGAGTCATTTGGAGGTGAAATTTCATATACAACAGGAACTTATGGACTTAACAGAGTTACTGCAGATATAAACACTCCTATTGGAACAAATGATGATACTTTTTTAAGAATTAACACTGCATATCATACACAAAATAGTTTTCAAGATGCAGGATTAAATAAATCAATTTATGTTGCTCCTTCATTAAAGTTTATTGCTAATGAGAAATTAACTTTTTTAGTAAACACAGAAATTTTAGAAAAAACATCTGTGAATACACCAATGTTATTTTTGAATAGAAATGTACCATTGTCTTTTAATAGCTTAGACCTTTTTGAAAAAAACTATTACAATTCATTTACTAGTGATAATTTATCAATTGATAATCCAATTTTTAATTTTCAAGCACAAGCCTTATATAATATTTCTGATAATTGGACTTCACAAACGTTAGTATCTTCAGGAAATGCAAAAACCAGTGGCTTTTATTCATATTTATGGGATTCTGGTGATGGTGATTCATTTACACATTATGCTGCTAAAATTAACGCTGAAACAAGAACTACAGATATACAACAAAACTTTATTGGAAAATTTAACTTAGGTAAATTAAAAAATAGAATTGTAATTGGTTTTGATTATTTCAGTATTTTCAAAAAGGATAACAGTACAGGTTGGTCTGGTATAGGTACAGTAACTTTGAGTAATAGTACTACAACCTCTGTTTTATCTAATGCTGCTGTAGATGCTATTTTAGCAGATACAAATGTTAGTAATTCTAGTGCAACACAAGAAACTTACAGTGCTTATGTTTCTGATGTAGTGAATTTTACACCTACTCTTTCTGCAATGTTAAGCTTAAGAATAGATCAATTTGGTGGTGACAAATCTGATGATGATGACAATCAAACTGCTTTTTCTCCAAAATTTGGTTTAGTATATCAACCTATAAAAGACAAAGTATCAATTTTCACTAATTACATGAATGGTTTTACAAATGTTGCTCCAACTTCAGTTTCAGATGTAGATGGTTCAAATCCAAGAATTAAAACCTTTGAAGCTGAAAAAGCAAATCAATTTGAGTTTGGTGTAAAAACAAACTTATTTGACGAAAAACTAGATTTAACAGCTAGCTATTATAACATAAATGTTTCTAACAAATTAATGACAGATCCTACCAATGTAAACAACTCTATACAAGGTGGTGAAGTAGAAAGTAGTGGCGTAGAAATTAGTTTAATTGCAAACCCTATTATTGGTTGGAATATTATTGCTGGTTATAGCAATATTGATTCTGAAGTTTTAGTAGATACAGCAAATTCTGGTTATTTAGGTTTAAGAACAGAAAGCGCTGGACCAAAAGACTTATTTAACTTCTGGACAAGCTATAACTTTCAATCTGAGACTTTAAAAGGATTTGGAATTGGTTTAGGTGGTAATTATGCAAGTGAATTTAATACTTTAAATAGAAGTACAACAGGTTCTTTTACATTACCTAGCTATACCATATTAAACAGCTCTATAAGTTATTCTCAAGAAAAGTTTATGGTCATTTTAAAAGTAGACAATATTGCTAATACAAAATATTATTCTGGTTGGTCTACAGTGTCTCCTCAAAAATTAAGAACTGTTTCAGCTAATTTTACTTACAGATTTTAA
- a CDS encoding helix-turn-helix domain-containing protein, which translates to MLFIFSLNKFTANLRKQLNLKRRMTNKKRRDFENCKTLDLIALKTSFKNKVAKEKIKIEENGFLYTEYTVIPKFGEGSIIEICFNCITISISKFILNSDILQLDESDENWLQLSFLIEGEKIIHLKNESVDILYESQESYMAFIEGYNGFNKITGNQPFREIKIKFSREFLFQHGLEKGINFNKITDSNLIIPITEDLLMVFSNLELEYTKEISSKILLEAKVLEILAIQINNYKNINLNQLKIKSDKSLKVLYKVRQFLKNNLDKNYSINQLSREFGLNENLLKTKFKKLFDSTIHQFYLEAKMKKAKELLKITQLPIYEIAEEVGYKNATHFSAAFKRSYKESPKDYRNKL; encoded by the coding sequence TTGCTATTTATATTTAGTCTAAATAAATTTACCGCAAATTTAAGAAAGCAATTGAATCTAAAAAGACGCATGACGAATAAAAAAAGACGTGATTTTGAAAACTGTAAGACTTTAGATTTAATAGCTTTAAAAACAAGCTTTAAAAATAAAGTTGCAAAAGAAAAAATAAAGATTGAAGAAAATGGGTTTTTATACACAGAATATACTGTTATACCAAAGTTTGGAGAAGGGTCTATTATAGAGATTTGTTTTAACTGTATAACAATATCTATAAGTAAATTTATTCTTAATTCTGATATTTTACAACTTGATGAAAGTGATGAAAATTGGTTACAACTATCTTTTTTAATAGAAGGAGAAAAGATAATCCATCTAAAAAATGAATCTGTAGACATATTATATGAGAGTCAAGAATCTTACATGGCATTTATAGAAGGTTATAATGGGTTTAATAAAATAACAGGAAACCAGCCTTTTAGAGAAATAAAGATAAAATTTTCAAGAGAATTTTTATTTCAACATGGATTAGAAAAAGGAATAAATTTCAATAAAATTACAGACAGTAATTTAATAATTCCGATTACTGAAGATTTACTTATGGTATTTTCTAACCTAGAATTAGAGTATACAAAAGAGATTTCATCTAAAATTTTATTAGAAGCTAAAGTACTTGAGATTTTGGCAATCCAAATAAATAATTATAAAAATATAAATTTAAATCAGTTAAAGATTAAAAGTGATAAATCTCTTAAAGTGCTTTATAAAGTTAGGCAATTTTTAAAAAATAATTTAGATAAAAACTATTCAATAAACCAATTGTCACGTGAGTTTGGATTGAATGAAAACTTATTAAAAACTAAGTTTAAAAAACTTTTTGATTCTACAATTCATCAATTTTATTTGGAAGCAAAAATGAAAAAGGCTAAAGAATTATTAAAAATAACACAACTGCCAATTTATGAGATAGCAGAGGAAGTTGGTTATAAAAATGCTACTCATTTTAGTGCTGCATTTAAACGCTCTTATAAAGAGTCTCCAAAAGATTACAGAAATAAGTTATAG
- a CDS encoding 7-carboxy-7-deazaguanine synthase QueE, translated as MMDKNTQNLVDKGIMLPLMEEFYTIQGEGSHTGTAAYFIRVGGCDVGCHWCDVKESWNADLHPPTLADTIVENVKKFAKTVVITGGEPLMWSMDYITELLQKNYIKTHIETSGAYSFSGKWDWFCLSPKKTKLPLEENYREADELKMIIHNQSDFIFAEEQAAKVGKKCQLFLQPEWSKKEKMTEQIVEYVMKNPKWKISLQTHKYLNIP; from the coding sequence ATGATGGATAAAAATACACAAAATTTAGTTGATAAAGGAATAATGCTTCCGTTAATGGAAGAATTTTACACAATACAAGGTGAAGGTTCTCACACAGGAACCGCTGCTTATTTTATTAGAGTTGGTGGTTGTGATGTAGGTTGCCATTGGTGTGATGTTAAAGAAAGTTGGAACGCAGATTTACACCCACCAACGTTGGCAGATACTATTGTAGAAAATGTGAAAAAATTCGCAAAAACTGTTGTTATTACTGGTGGTGAGCCCTTAATGTGGTCTATGGATTATATTACTGAATTGCTTCAAAAAAATTATATTAAAACGCATATTGAAACTTCTGGAGCTTATTCTTTTTCTGGAAAATGGGACTGGTTTTGTCTTTCGCCAAAGAAAACAAAATTACCTTTAGAAGAAAATTATAGAGAAGCAGATGAATTAAAAATGATTATTCATAATCAATCTGATTTTATTTTTGCAGAAGAACAAGCTGCAAAAGTGGGTAAAAAATGTCAATTATTTTTACAACCAGAATGGAGTAAAAAAGAAAAAATGACAGAACAAATTGTTGAATATGTGATGAAAAATCCGAAATGGAAAATTTCTTTACAGACACACAAATATTTGAATATTCCTTAA
- a CDS encoding RidA family protein, with protein sequence MKITIKFIIFLLLIFVYGCQNESKSIVKHHKSHDQTRQNLPFSDAVQVDNLYFLTGQIGKDHTSGKLVEGGIEAETKQTILNIEAVLKHHNLRLKDVVKCTVILADIDDFSKMNAIYRSFFKENLPARTTFAANLVADAKIEIEVVAARK encoded by the coding sequence ATGAAAATAACAATAAAATTTATAATTTTCTTATTATTAATTTTCGTCTATGGATGTCAAAATGAATCTAAATCGATCGTAAAACACCATAAATCACATGACCAAACTAGACAAAATTTGCCTTTTTCGGATGCTGTTCAAGTTGATAATTTATACTTTTTAACTGGGCAAATTGGTAAAGATCATACTTCAGGAAAATTAGTAGAAGGTGGTATTGAAGCTGAAACCAAGCAAACGATTTTAAATATAGAAGCTGTTTTAAAACATCATAATTTAAGGTTAAAAGATGTTGTAAAATGTACAGTAATTTTAGCTGATATAGATGATTTCTCTAAAATGAATGCAATTTATCGCTCTTTTTTCAAGGAAAATCTACCTGCAAGAACTACATTTGCAGCCAATTTGGTGGCAGACGCAAAAATTGAAATTGAAGTAGTTGCTGCAAGAAAGTAG
- the rpsA gene encoding 30S ribosomal protein S1 produces the protein MSEETKNTEEQVVATEVQETATPAVETKKDPKQFLADFNWHKYEQGIDEVDEEKLKEFEEALKGTIGFVNESDVIEGTVVRITDRDAIIDINSKSEGVISLNEFRYNQGLKEGDTVEVLVDKREDSSGQLVLSHRKARVIKAWERVNNAHETGEVVNGFVKCRTRGGMIVDVFGIEAFLPGSQIDVKPIRDYDQYVEKTMEFKVVKINHEFKNVVVSHKALIEADIELQKKEIIGQLEKGQVLEGVVKNITSYGVFVDLGGVDGLVHITDLSWSRINHPNEVVELDQKLNVVILDFDDNKSRIQLGLKQLSAHPWEALNSDLKIGDKVTGEVVVIADYGAFVEVEQGVEGLIHVSEMSWSTHLRSAQDFVKVGDKVEAQILTLDREDRKMSLGIKQLHPDPWTDITTKFPVGSTHTGTVRNYTNFGVFVELEEGIDGLVYISDLSWTKKVKHPSDFVTVGQQLEVQVLELDVENRKLNLGHKQTQDNPWDGHEETYEIGSIHEGLVKDKNDKGAVVTFSDGVEGFAPSRFLEKEDGTKLNKGETLKFIVLEFSKEYRRVVVSHTSIFKEQERKNIKAQVNKSADAEKTTLGDIGGLAALKEKMEAGAKKKK, from the coding sequence ATGTCTGAAGAAACAAAAAACACTGAAGAGCAAGTAGTTGCTACAGAAGTACAAGAAACAGCAACTCCAGCTGTTGAAACAAAAAAAGATCCTAAACAATTTTTAGCGGATTTTAACTGGCATAAATACGAACAAGGTATTGATGAAGTTGATGAAGAAAAATTAAAAGAGTTTGAAGAAGCTTTAAAAGGAACTATCGGTTTTGTAAATGAAAGCGATGTAATTGAAGGAACTGTAGTAAGAATTACTGACAGAGACGCAATTATCGATATCAATTCAAAATCTGAAGGCGTTATTTCTTTAAACGAATTTCGTTACAATCAAGGTTTAAAAGAAGGAGATACTGTAGAAGTATTGGTTGACAAAAGAGAAGATTCTTCTGGTCAATTAGTATTATCTCACAGAAAAGCAAGAGTAATTAAAGCTTGGGAAAGAGTAAACAATGCTCACGAAACTGGTGAAGTAGTTAACGGATTCGTTAAATGCAGAACTAGAGGTGGTATGATTGTAGATGTTTTCGGAATCGAAGCATTTTTACCAGGTTCTCAAATTGATGTGAAGCCAATTAGAGATTACGATCAGTATGTAGAGAAAACAATGGAATTTAAAGTTGTTAAAATCAACCACGAATTTAAAAACGTTGTTGTATCTCATAAAGCTCTTATTGAAGCTGATATTGAATTACAGAAAAAAGAAATCATTGGTCAACTAGAAAAAGGACAAGTATTAGAAGGTGTTGTTAAAAACATTACTTCTTATGGTGTGTTTGTAGATTTAGGTGGTGTAGATGGTTTAGTACATATTACAGATTTATCTTGGTCTAGAATTAATCATCCAAATGAGGTTGTTGAATTAGATCAAAAATTAAACGTTGTAATTTTAGATTTTGATGATAACAAATCTAGAATCCAATTAGGTTTAAAACAATTATCTGCTCATCCTTGGGAAGCTTTAAACAGCGATTTAAAAATCGGTGATAAAGTAACTGGAGAAGTTGTAGTAATTGCAGATTATGGTGCATTTGTAGAGGTAGAACAAGGAGTAGAAGGATTAATTCACGTTTCTGAAATGTCTTGGTCAACTCATTTACGTTCTGCACAAGATTTCGTAAAAGTTGGTGATAAAGTTGAAGCTCAAATTTTAACTTTAGATAGAGAAGACAGAAAAATGTCTCTTGGTATCAAACAATTACATCCAGATCCTTGGACAGATATTACCACTAAATTCCCAGTTGGTTCAACACATACAGGTACTGTAAGAAATTACACAAACTTTGGTGTTTTTGTTGAGTTAGAAGAAGGAATTGATGGTTTAGTTTATATCTCTGATTTATCTTGGACTAAGAAAGTGAAGCATCCATCAGATTTTGTAACTGTTGGTCAGCAATTAGAAGTTCAAGTTCTTGAATTAGATGTAGAAAACAGAAAATTAAACTTAGGTCATAAGCAAACTCAAGACAATCCTTGGGATGGTCATGAAGAAACTTACGAAATTGGTTCTATTCACGAAGGTCTTGTAAAAGACAAGAATGATAAAGGAGCAGTTGTAACTTTCTCTGATGGAGTAGAAGGTTTTGCACCAAGTAGATTCTTAGAAAAAGAAGATGGTACTAAATTAAACAAAGGTGAAACTTTGAAATTTATCGTATTAGAATTCTCTAAAGAATACAGAAGAGTAGTTGTATCTCATACATCTATCTTTAAAGAGCAAGAGCGTAAAAATATCAAAGCTCAAGTAAATAAATCTGCAGATGCAGAGAAAACTACTTTAGGTGATATTGGAGGTCTTGCAGCATTAAAAGAAAAAATGGAAGCTGGAGCAAAAAAGAAGAAATAA
- a CDS encoding PepSY-associated TM helix domain-containing protein, with translation MKNRTYNIIFHTHTVSGIVISVVLYIIFFAGSFSFFRDEIVNWERNQSVEITDDIQLDFDKTLDSIHQNYNLFGRDVELKKYYIEQRVAVSMSASKDSITANKTEGSKFFYLDTKNNTEHTYDDSYSLGEFLYRLHFLAQVYYPIGYYLSGFVAFFFLFAIITGVIIHWKKIISNFYVFRPLAKLKVMWTDAHTTLGLIGLPFQFVYAVTGVFFMIKLLLVAPSVLFLYGGNDAKLYEDLEYTHPQYQFENNAISSNFSVNSYVASTKKLWNDFEVIEIHIFNYGDENMHVLVNGHLNYGSKFNGSGETIFNVKTGEIVSKKSPITKTSYLDGVKNVLYRIHYGDYGGYPLKIISFILGLISCFVIISGVMIWLVARDKKNIPEKKRRFNERVVRIYLAICLSMYPITALSFIAVKVIQPANSSFIYYFYFIGWLLLSLFFMLKKDLHFINKYTLLSGSIIGFFIPISNGIMTGNWVWEAFINQQYQILFVDLFWIVLASITLWVSFKLKQVHKK, from the coding sequence ATGAAAAACAGAACTTATAATATAATTTTTCATACACATACTGTTAGTGGTATTGTAATAAGTGTTGTGCTATACATTATCTTTTTTGCTGGTTCATTTTCATTTTTTAGAGATGAAATTGTAAACTGGGAACGAAATCAATCTGTAGAAATTACTGATGATATTCAACTAGACTTTGATAAAACTTTAGATTCTATACATCAGAATTATAATCTCTTTGGAAGAGATGTTGAACTTAAAAAATACTATATAGAACAACGTGTTGCAGTTTCTATGTCTGCTTCAAAAGATTCCATAACTGCTAATAAAACAGAAGGGTCTAAATTTTTCTATTTAGACACAAAAAACAACACAGAGCATACATATGATGATTCATATAGTCTAGGTGAGTTTTTATATCGATTGCATTTTTTGGCTCAAGTTTATTACCCAATTGGCTATTATCTATCAGGCTTTGTTGCTTTCTTTTTCTTATTTGCAATTATTACTGGAGTAATAATTCATTGGAAAAAAATTATCTCTAATTTTTATGTTTTTAGACCTTTAGCAAAATTAAAAGTAATGTGGACAGATGCACACACGACGCTTGGTCTTATTGGTTTACCCTTTCAGTTTGTATATGCTGTAACTGGTGTTTTTTTTATGATTAAACTATTATTAGTTGCTCCTAGTGTGTTGTTTTTATATGGAGGAAATGATGCGAAATTATATGAAGATTTAGAATATACACATCCTCAATATCAATTTGAAAACAATGCAATTTCTTCTAATTTTAGTGTGAACTCTTATGTAGCATCAACTAAAAAATTATGGAATGACTTTGAAGTTATAGAAATTCACATTTTTAATTATGGTGATGAAAATATGCATGTTTTAGTAAATGGGCATTTAAATTATGGTTCTAAATTTAACGGATCTGGAGAAACTATTTTTAATGTAAAAACCGGAGAAATCGTTTCTAAAAAAAGTCCGATTACAAAAACATCATATTTAGATGGTGTTAAAAATGTATTGTATAGAATTCATTATGGTGATTATGGTGGTTACCCTTTAAAAATAATTAGTTTTATACTGGGTTTAATCTCTTGTTTTGTAATCATTTCTGGGGTAATGATTTGGCTGGTAGCAAGAGATAAAAAAAATATTCCTGAGAAAAAACGTCGTTTTAACGAACGTGTTGTAAGAATTTATTTGGCAATTTGTTTAAGCATGTATCCTATTACAGCATTATCTTTTATTGCTGTAAAAGTGATTCAACCTGCAAATTCTTCTTTTATTTATTACTTCTATTTTATTGGTTGGTTATTGTTATCGCTCTTCTTTATGTTAAAGAAGGATTTACATTTTATTAATAAATACACGTTACTTTCTGGAAGTATTATTGGTTTCTTTATCCCAATTTCTAATGGAATAATGACTGGTAACTGGGTTTGGGAAGCATTTATCAATCAACAATATCAAATTTTATTTGTAGATCTTTTTTGGATTGTTTTAGCTTCAATAACACTTTGGGTGTCATTTAAATTAAAACAAGTTCATAAAAAATAA